A single region of the Paraburkholderia sp. SOS3 genome encodes:
- a CDS encoding ATP-binding protein yields MTSIRRKLLGWLIFGFGAASAAAAYGIFHTAREEAGELFDYELRTVALSLPPNLRAAMTSQQSNTMLGDIADDRIVIEIWDASGKPAYRSQERQTLGRYPAGLRTIEEDETHWRVFGMQQAARFVQVAQPLSVRDDLALTLALHTLWPLALMVPAAIVLVLFVVTRGLAPIGGLSRSLASRSLEALEPLAIDAHTPVEVQPLVVALNDLLRRLHVASQAQRMFVADAAHELRSPLAALQLQLQAAARDGTLTGSDVTLERIQGRLKRLIHLVQQLLTLAREDAAAAAPMAPVSMRRLGEQVVGEFSLLAEAKQIDLGLETSAALGATDAYIALTDQHALFLLLSTLIDNAIRYTPVGGTVDVLLERIGERIGIEVRDTGPGIPHDELNRVFDRFYRGTGTQVQGSGLGLAIAARIATRLGIVLILRNRVGASGLSARVDGFRPVAETRVAHT; encoded by the coding sequence ATGACGTCCATCCGGCGCAAGTTGCTCGGATGGCTGATCTTCGGTTTCGGTGCGGCATCGGCGGCGGCCGCGTACGGCATCTTCCACACGGCGCGCGAAGAAGCCGGCGAACTGTTCGACTACGAGCTGCGCACCGTCGCGTTATCGCTGCCGCCTAACCTGCGTGCGGCAATGACCTCGCAGCAGTCGAACACCATGCTCGGCGATATCGCCGACGACCGTATCGTCATCGAGATCTGGGACGCGTCTGGCAAGCCCGCCTATCGCTCGCAGGAAAGGCAGACGCTCGGCCGCTACCCGGCGGGACTGCGCACCATCGAAGAAGACGAAACGCACTGGCGCGTCTTCGGCATGCAGCAGGCTGCGCGCTTCGTGCAGGTCGCACAGCCGCTTTCGGTGCGCGACGATCTCGCGCTGACGCTCGCCCTGCATACGCTGTGGCCGCTTGCACTGATGGTGCCTGCCGCGATCGTGCTCGTGCTGTTCGTCGTCACGCGCGGGCTTGCACCGATCGGGGGATTGTCGCGTTCGCTGGCGAGCCGTTCTCTCGAAGCGTTGGAACCGCTTGCGATCGATGCGCACACACCTGTCGAAGTGCAACCGCTCGTGGTCGCATTGAACGATCTTCTGAGGCGCCTGCATGTCGCCTCGCAGGCGCAACGCATGTTCGTCGCCGATGCCGCGCACGAATTGCGCTCGCCGTTGGCCGCGCTGCAATTGCAACTGCAAGCCGCCGCGCGCGACGGCACGCTGACCGGTTCCGACGTCACGCTCGAACGCATTCAGGGTCGCTTGAAGCGGCTGATTCACCTCGTCCAGCAACTGCTGACGCTCGCGCGCGAAGATGCAGCCGCCGCAGCGCCGATGGCGCCAGTCAGCATGCGGCGCCTGGGTGAGCAGGTCGTCGGCGAATTTTCGCTGCTAGCCGAGGCGAAGCAGATCGACCTTGGGCTTGAGACGAGCGCCGCGCTCGGCGCGACGGACGCGTATATCGCGCTGACCGATCAGCATGCGCTGTTTCTGCTGCTGTCGACGCTGATCGACAACGCGATTCGCTACACGCCCGTAGGCGGCACGGTCGACGTGCTGCTTGAACGCATCGGCGAGCGCATCGGCATCGAAGTGCGCGATACCGGCCCCGGCATTCCGCACGACGAGCTCAACCGCGTATTCGATCGCTTCTATCGTGGCACCGGCACGCAAGTGCAAGGCAGCGGCCTCGGGCTGGCAATCGCCGCGCGCATCGCGACGCGCCTAGGGATCGTATTGATCTTGCGTAACCGGGTAGGCGCCTCGGGTCTGTCGGCACGCGTCGATGGGTTTCGACCGGTTGCTGAAACGCGGGTTGCGCACACCTGA
- a CDS encoding response regulator: MRLLLIEDDDMIGETVLESMRRAGHAIDWARDARAAALSLGNDVYDLVLLDLSLPKGDGIDLLKTWRNEGGAAPVIILTARDAVEDRVRGLDAGADDYLVKPFDLDELAARARALLRRRAGRTQPVFTHGALSLDPAAHEVLKDGEPIALIPREFALLHALIEVPKRVFTRTELEEKLYGWGEEVGSNTIEVHVHSLRRKLGADQIVTVRGVGYRLKRLE; encoded by the coding sequence ATGCGCCTGTTGTTGATCGAAGACGACGACATGATCGGCGAGACCGTGCTCGAATCGATGCGCCGTGCCGGCCACGCCATCGACTGGGCGCGCGACGCCCGCGCCGCTGCGCTGTCGCTTGGCAACGATGTCTACGATCTCGTGCTGCTCGATCTGAGTCTGCCCAAGGGCGACGGCATCGACCTGCTGAAGACCTGGCGCAACGAGGGCGGCGCTGCGCCCGTTATCATCCTGACCGCACGCGATGCGGTGGAGGACCGCGTACGCGGCCTCGACGCCGGCGCCGACGACTATCTCGTCAAGCCCTTCGATCTCGACGAACTGGCCGCACGTGCGCGCGCGCTGCTGCGACGCCGCGCGGGCCGAACCCAGCCCGTCTTCACGCACGGCGCGTTGAGCCTCGATCCGGCCGCGCACGAGGTTCTGAAGGATGGAGAACCGATTGCACTGATTCCGCGCGAATTCGCGCTGCTGCATGCGCTGATCGAAGTTCCGAAGCGCGTCTTCACGCGTACCGAGCTCGAGGAAAAGCTGTATGGCTGGGGCGAGGAAGTCGGCAGCAATACGATCGAGGTGCACGTGCATAGTTTGCGGCGCAAGCTCGGCGCCGATCAGATCGTGACGGTGCGGGGCGTCGGTTACCGCTTGAAGAGACTGGAATGA
- a CDS encoding COG4705 family protein has product MTRSPSTYRNSTNEDNLISKVPQATAVFWIVKILATTVGETGGDALSMTLNLGYAVATLIFLAFFVITLTLQVRSDRYHPAVYWAVVVATTTVGTTLSDFLDRTAGLGYIVSSASLFAAVLVVLASWRAVAGRIEYQHIVRPRDEVFYWLTILVSNTLGTALGDFTATSLGLGFERGSLVFAGLLVFVATAWRIGTRIPVSVLFWAAYVLTRPLGATLGDTLTKPLAEGGLALERIPASLAILGTMAAVVVLQHWLGRGTRDVAARSAR; this is encoded by the coding sequence GTGACGCGATCGCCATCGACATACCGCAATAGCACAAATGAAGACAATCTGATCAGCAAGGTGCCGCAAGCCACCGCCGTATTCTGGATCGTGAAGATTCTTGCGACGACCGTCGGCGAAACAGGCGGCGATGCGTTATCGATGACGCTGAACCTCGGCTATGCGGTCGCGACGCTTATCTTCCTCGCGTTCTTTGTCATTACGCTGACGCTTCAGGTGCGCAGTGACCGCTATCACCCGGCCGTCTACTGGGCCGTCGTCGTGGCGACCACCACCGTCGGCACGACGCTGTCCGACTTTCTCGACCGCACTGCGGGGCTCGGCTACATCGTATCGTCCGCCTCCCTGTTCGCCGCCGTGCTGGTCGTTCTCGCGAGCTGGCGTGCCGTGGCGGGCCGCATCGAATACCAGCATATCGTGCGGCCTCGCGACGAGGTGTTCTACTGGCTCACGATTCTCGTGTCGAACACGCTCGGCACCGCGCTCGGCGATTTCACCGCAACGAGCCTTGGTCTTGGCTTCGAGCGCGGTTCGCTCGTGTTTGCGGGGCTGCTCGTGTTCGTGGCAACTGCATGGCGCATCGGCACGCGAATTCCCGTCAGCGTATTGTTCTGGGCCGCTTATGTATTGACGCGGCCGCTCGGCGCAACACTAGGCGATACGCTGACGAAGCCGCTCGCGGAAGGCGGCCTTGCGCTCGAGCGCATTCCCGCGTCACTTGCGATTCTGGGCACGATGGCTGCGGTGGTCGTGCTGCAGCATTGGCTCGGACGCGGCACGCGCGATGTCGCTGCAAGGTCGGCGAGATGA
- a CDS encoding dienelactone hydrolase family protein — MKTNLGSTVGFRRPDGKDVNGYLAKPDNPQGAPAVVVLQEWWGVNDQIRGVADRLAQCGYLALVPDLYRGKSTVEEEEAHHLMSGLDFGDAASQDIRGAVQYLKQQSPRVAVIGYCMGGALAWLSLCQTPEISAGVIWYGYPPIEYIDASKIKVPVLAHWATQDAFFAEAGVDALAAKLKEANVDAQFHRYLAHHAFSNETAVGPGRIAGTQFDPVWSQLSWDRTLTFLARKLWV; from the coding sequence ATGAAAACGAACCTCGGATCGACGGTCGGCTTTCGCCGGCCTGACGGCAAAGACGTCAACGGCTATCTCGCGAAACCCGACAATCCGCAGGGCGCGCCCGCAGTCGTCGTCCTGCAGGAATGGTGGGGCGTCAACGACCAGATTCGCGGCGTGGCCGACCGTCTCGCGCAATGCGGCTATCTCGCGCTGGTGCCCGATCTGTACCGCGGCAAGTCGACCGTCGAGGAAGAAGAGGCGCACCACCTGATGTCGGGGCTCGACTTCGGCGATGCCGCATCGCAGGACATTCGCGGCGCCGTTCAGTATCTGAAGCAGCAGTCGCCGCGCGTGGCGGTGATCGGTTATTGCATGGGCGGCGCACTGGCGTGGCTTTCACTTTGTCAGACGCCGGAGATTTCGGCCGGCGTGATCTGGTACGGTTACCCGCCGATCGAATATATCGACGCGTCGAAAATCAAGGTGCCGGTGCTCGCGCATTGGGCCACGCAGGATGCGTTCTTCGCGGAAGCAGGCGTCGACGCGCTCGCCGCGAAGCTCAAGGAAGCGAATGTCGACGCGCAATTCCATCGCTATCTTGCACACCACGCGTTCTCGAACGAAACGGCCGTCGGTCCGGGCCGCATTGCCGGCACGCAGTTCGACCCGGTGTGGTCGCAACTGTCATGGGATCGCACGCTGACGTTCCTTGCGCGCAAGCTTTGGGTTTGA
- a CDS encoding PQQ-dependent sugar dehydrogenase, with protein MKATLKLLPFAVATLIATLPAAQAAGDNVTALSNFQQTGDKTPPETVPQTGQRADELRENLKQIKLPPGFKIELYAVVPDARHMAVEPSTGVVFVGTRKARVWQVTDRTKHRVADDVVSFASSVTFKVPNGVCFSPDGVLYVVEQNRVLAFPAAQFFGEGGPDVAAAVVVPQGKLIPTQFESFNHGARACRVGPDKKLYIALGQPWNVPPKDKLSELDKNGLAGIIRMDQNGKNREVYAHGVRNSVGLDFNPKDGTLWFTDNQVDGMGDDTPPGELDHATKAGENFGFPWYGGGKVRTEEYKDSTPPAGVVFPQVEFAAHAADLGMSFYKGKMFPAKYQGGIFDAEHGSWNRTKPIGARIMFIPIKDDGTAGAAEVFAEGWLTPNGEYMGRPVDVQQLQDGSLLVSDDYAGAIYRISYMGAK; from the coding sequence ATGAAGGCAACGCTCAAGCTTCTGCCGTTCGCCGTCGCGACGCTCATCGCGACATTGCCCGCCGCGCAAGCAGCGGGAGATAACGTGACCGCGCTATCCAACTTCCAGCAAACCGGCGACAAGACGCCGCCCGAAACGGTGCCGCAAACGGGCCAGCGCGCCGACGAGCTACGCGAAAACCTCAAACAGATCAAGCTGCCCCCCGGCTTCAAGATCGAGTTGTATGCGGTGGTGCCCGATGCGCGACACATGGCCGTCGAGCCGTCGACGGGCGTCGTCTTCGTCGGCACACGCAAGGCACGCGTCTGGCAGGTCACCGATCGCACGAAACATCGCGTTGCCGACGACGTCGTCTCGTTCGCGAGTTCCGTGACGTTCAAGGTGCCGAACGGCGTGTGCTTCTCGCCGGACGGCGTGCTGTATGTGGTCGAGCAGAACCGCGTGCTCGCCTTTCCGGCCGCGCAGTTCTTCGGCGAAGGCGGGCCCGATGTCGCCGCAGCCGTCGTCGTTCCTCAGGGCAAGCTGATTCCGACGCAGTTCGAGAGCTTCAATCACGGCGCACGCGCGTGCCGCGTCGGCCCCGACAAGAAGCTCTACATCGCGCTCGGCCAGCCCTGGAACGTGCCGCCGAAGGACAAGTTGAGCGAGCTCGACAAGAATGGCCTGGCAGGCATCATCCGCATGGACCAGAACGGCAAGAACCGCGAGGTCTACGCCCACGGCGTGCGCAACTCGGTTGGCCTCGACTTCAACCCGAAAGACGGCACGTTGTGGTTCACGGACAACCAGGTCGACGGCATGGGCGACGACACCCCGCCGGGCGAACTCGACCACGCGACGAAGGCCGGCGAAAACTTCGGTTTCCCGTGGTACGGCGGCGGCAAGGTCCGCACCGAGGAGTACAAGGACAGCACGCCGCCCGCGGGCGTCGTGTTCCCGCAGGTCGAATTCGCCGCGCATGCGGCCGATCTCGGCATGTCGTTCTACAAGGGCAAGATGTTCCCCGCGAAGTACCAGGGCGGCATCTTCGATGCGGAGCATGGCTCGTGGAACCGCACGAAGCCGATCGGCGCGCGCATCATGTTCATCCCGATCAAGGATGACGGCACGGCCGGCGCCGCCGAAGTGTTCGCCGAAGGATGGCTCACGCCGAACGGCGAATACATGGGCCGCCCGGTCGACGTGCAGCAGTTGCAGGACGGCTCGCTGCTCGTTTCGGACGACTATGCGGGCGCGATTTACCGCATCTCGTACATGGGAGCGAAATGA
- a CDS encoding enoyl-CoA hydratase/isomerase family protein — protein sequence MTRPSKQFSIDRRSEAYWRVTFSNPPINMLDPDTIKELQALLTQMETDEALKVVVFDSADPDFFIAHYDVSRAKDASREPGPTGHAPWLDFTHRIGSVPVLSIAAVRGRARGVGSEFALACDICFASLEKAVFGQPEAGVGLIPGGGALERLPLAVGRKRALEIVLGADDFDAATAERYGWINRAVPDAQFDAFVEQFAQRIARFERNALRTCKELINRTTLASAEHQNESSLAFRGAFAWPGTQRIAAALMQQGLGTRSELELHFGEYLTKL from the coding sequence ATGACTCGACCCAGCAAGCAATTTTCGATCGACCGGCGCAGCGAAGCGTATTGGCGTGTGACCTTCAGCAATCCGCCCATCAACATGCTCGACCCCGACACCATCAAGGAACTGCAGGCGCTGCTCACGCAGATGGAAACGGACGAAGCGCTGAAAGTGGTCGTGTTCGATAGCGCGGACCCGGACTTCTTTATCGCCCACTACGACGTCTCGCGCGCAAAAGACGCATCGCGCGAACCGGGGCCGACCGGTCACGCGCCGTGGCTCGACTTTACGCACCGGATTGGCAGCGTGCCGGTGTTGAGCATCGCGGCAGTGCGCGGCCGCGCTAGAGGGGTGGGCAGCGAGTTCGCGCTCGCCTGCGACATCTGTTTCGCGAGCCTCGAGAAGGCGGTGTTCGGCCAGCCGGAAGCCGGCGTGGGGCTGATTCCTGGCGGCGGTGCGCTCGAGCGGCTGCCGCTCGCGGTGGGCCGCAAACGCGCGCTCGAAATCGTGCTTGGGGCCGACGATTTCGATGCCGCGACCGCGGAACGTTACGGCTGGATCAATCGCGCGGTGCCCGATGCGCAGTTCGATGCGTTCGTCGAACAGTTCGCACAGCGCATCGCGCGGTTCGAGCGCAACGCACTGCGTACATGCAAGGAACTCATCAATCGCACGACACTCGCGTCGGCGGAGCATCAGAACGAATCGTCGCTGGCCTTCAGGGGCGCGTTTGCGTGGCCCGGCACGCAGCGTATTGCGGCGGCGCTCATGCAGCAGGGCCTCGGCACGCGCAGCGAGCTTGAACTCCATTTTGGCGAGTATCTGACGAAGCTTTGA
- a CDS encoding ABC transporter substrate-binding protein: MKRTSSWLAAITATTAAAASLALATSTAFAADPITFGMMTESTGPSSEAGIYQANGAKLAIDEINKAGGVLGRQLEVRNEDNQSTNPGSVLAISKLTSAGNLSALIATVRSTQIQAISPTVMRAKLPTLVGGTDVGLTHANNPWIFRARPNDGYSAKVIADYGVNTLKLKKWAIVHSTDAFGNGGKNNLTDALKAAGITPVVVQGFTSNSQDFTPIVLAVKNSGADIVATYIANSTDVAIFGKQLRQLGVKAAWIGSPSVSTATAMQLAGDALYGSYSIADFAPDSSPEAKAYAQKYRAAYKVEPDFYSAWAYDSVKLLALAIKNANSTKPDDIAKALHAIKGYKGVEGTYTFDANGDGLHGYNIVKNDNGKIVFVKHIDFAQ; the protein is encoded by the coding sequence ATGAAAAGAACATCGTCATGGCTGGCTGCAATCACGGCCACCACGGCTGCTGCCGCCTCTCTCGCGCTTGCGACGTCAACCGCATTCGCCGCCGATCCGATCACGTTCGGCATGATGACCGAGAGCACGGGCCCAAGCTCCGAAGCCGGCATCTATCAGGCGAACGGCGCGAAGCTCGCAATCGACGAAATCAACAAAGCAGGCGGCGTGCTGGGCCGCCAGCTCGAAGTGCGCAACGAGGATAACCAGAGCACGAACCCGGGCTCGGTGCTCGCGATTTCGAAGCTGACGAGCGCGGGCAATCTGTCGGCGCTGATCGCGACAGTGCGCAGCACGCAGATTCAGGCAATTTCGCCGACCGTGATGCGCGCAAAGCTGCCGACTCTGGTCGGCGGCACCGACGTCGGCCTCACGCACGCGAATAACCCGTGGATTTTCCGCGCGCGGCCGAACGACGGCTACTCGGCGAAGGTGATCGCCGATTACGGCGTGAACACGCTGAAGCTGAAGAAATGGGCAATCGTGCACTCGACCGACGCGTTCGGCAACGGCGGCAAGAACAATCTGACCGACGCGCTGAAGGCAGCGGGCATCACGCCGGTGGTCGTCCAGGGCTTCACGAGCAATTCGCAGGACTTCACGCCGATCGTGCTGGCCGTGAAAAACTCCGGCGCCGATATCGTCGCGACGTATATCGCGAACTCGACCGACGTCGCGATCTTCGGCAAGCAACTGCGTCAACTCGGCGTGAAGGCGGCATGGATCGGCTCGCCGTCGGTCTCGACCGCGACCGCGATGCAACTGGCCGGCGACGCGCTGTACGGCTCGTATTCGATCGCCGATTTCGCGCCGGATTCGAGCCCCGAAGCGAAAGCGTATGCGCAGAAGTATCGCGCCGCATACAAGGTCGAGCCGGACTTCTATTCCGCGTGGGCCTACGATTCGGTGAAGCTGCTCGCGCTCGCGATCAAGAACGCGAACAGCACGAAGCCCGACGATATCGCCAAGGCACTGCACGCGATCAAAGGCTATAAGGGCGTGGAAGGCACGTACACGTTCGATGCGAACGGCGACGGCCTGCATGGCTACAACATCGTGAAGAACGACAACGGCAAGATCGTGTTCGTGAAGCATATCGACTTCGCGCAATAA
- a CDS encoding 3-hydroxyacyl-CoA dehydrogenase, with product MEKIAVIGAGLIGCAWASVFARAGHTVTLFDIDAKAVETARDTVKAGLVKQRAVGLISEEPDVVIARVSATASLEDALRGADFVQENVRETVDAKKEVYAKLDRLVGPNTLIASSTSGIPASAFTEELACRARCFVGHPINPPSVVPLVELVPAPWTDPAVIERARTLYARVGQVPIVVNREIQGFIVNRLQGALLAEAFRLVEDGYVTGGDIDKAVKDGLGLRWSFMGPMETIDLNAPGGIRDYCGRYGPLYFDIATQATPRKWNDALIGKLEQERLAELPADKRPARSAWRDGRLMNLVVHKRGAPNE from the coding sequence ATGGAAAAAATCGCAGTCATCGGCGCCGGGTTGATCGGTTGTGCATGGGCGTCGGTGTTCGCGCGCGCCGGTCACACGGTCACGCTGTTCGACATCGATGCGAAAGCCGTCGAAACCGCGCGCGACACGGTGAAAGCCGGGCTCGTCAAACAGCGCGCGGTCGGTCTGATCAGCGAAGAACCGGACGTCGTGATCGCGCGCGTGAGCGCGACGGCTTCGCTCGAAGACGCGCTGCGCGGCGCCGATTTCGTGCAGGAAAACGTGCGCGAAACGGTTGATGCAAAAAAGGAGGTGTACGCGAAGCTCGACCGGCTCGTCGGCCCGAACACGCTGATCGCGAGCTCGACGTCGGGTATTCCGGCATCCGCGTTTACCGAAGAACTCGCGTGCCGCGCGCGCTGCTTCGTCGGCCACCCGATCAATCCGCCTTCGGTCGTGCCGCTCGTCGAACTCGTGCCGGCGCCATGGACCGATCCGGCAGTGATCGAACGTGCCCGCACGCTCTATGCGCGCGTGGGTCAGGTGCCGATCGTCGTGAACCGTGAAATTCAGGGCTTTATCGTGAACCGCCTGCAAGGCGCGCTGCTCGCCGAAGCATTCCGGCTAGTGGAAGACGGCTACGTGACAGGCGGCGATATCGACAAAGCTGTCAAGGATGGGCTTGGCCTGCGCTGGTCGTTCATGGGCCCGATGGAAACGATCGATCTGAACGCGCCGGGCGGCATTCGCGATTACTGCGGCCGCTACGGCCCGCTGTACTTCGACATCGCAACGCAAGCGACACCGCGTAAATGGAACGACGCGCTGATCGGCAAGCTCGAGCAGGAACGCCTCGCCGAACTGCCGGCCGACAAGCGCCCCGCGCGTTCGGCGTGGCGAGACGGGCGTTTGATGAACCTCGTCGTGCACAAGCGCGGCGCGCCCAACGAATGA
- a CDS encoding ABC transporter ATP-binding protein produces MLELSNIESHYGHVQALNDVSLHVEQGEIVTLLGANGAGKTTTLRNISGLVPATRGQIRFNGESIERASPEKIVKMGIAHVPEGRRIFPGLTVKENIMIGSSPRGHVAKRALEAEVEEMYAIFPDLKRLSSALGWSLSGGQQQMLAVARGLMSKPKLILLDEPSLGLAPIIVQQLFATIRTIRERGTTVLLVEQNANMALSVADRGYVLSTGRVIVEGTPSALLNNEEVRAAYLGGGKAPAPAAG; encoded by the coding sequence CTGCTTGAACTGTCGAATATCGAAAGCCACTACGGCCACGTGCAGGCTTTGAACGACGTGTCGCTGCACGTCGAACAAGGCGAGATCGTTACGCTGCTCGGCGCCAACGGCGCGGGCAAAACGACGACGCTGCGCAATATCTCGGGCCTCGTGCCGGCCACGCGCGGGCAGATCCGCTTCAACGGCGAATCGATCGAGCGCGCATCGCCGGAAAAGATCGTGAAGATGGGCATCGCGCACGTGCCCGAAGGGCGCCGCATTTTTCCGGGGCTCACGGTCAAGGAAAACATCATGATCGGCTCCTCGCCGCGCGGCCATGTCGCAAAGCGCGCGCTCGAAGCGGAAGTCGAAGAGATGTACGCGATCTTCCCGGACCTCAAGCGCCTGTCGAGCGCGCTCGGCTGGAGCCTCTCGGGCGGCCAGCAGCAGATGCTCGCGGTCGCGCGCGGCCTGATGTCGAAGCCGAAGCTGATTCTGCTCGACGAACCGTCGCTCGGCCTCGCGCCGATCATCGTTCAGCAACTGTTCGCGACGATCCGCACGATTCGCGAGCGCGGCACCACGGTGCTGCTCGTCGAGCAGAACGCGAATATGGCGCTGTCGGTAGCCGATCGCGGCTATGTGCTGTCGACGGGCCGCGTGATCGTCGAGGGCACGCCGAGCGCATTGCTCAATAACGAAGAAGTACGCGCGGCCTATCTCGGCGGCGGCAAAGCGCCTGCGCCGGCGGCCGGCTGA
- a CDS encoding branched-chain amino acid ABC transporter ATP-binding protein/permease, protein MSQAPASTGPAPGTRAARISFSGVVAVVAAIAVALVPFVFPLTPYVLNIFMQAATYAIAVLGMTVVLGYTGQINLAQATFFGLGAYAVGLGTVVLGLNFWITLLLGIGLATIAGFVLGLTTLRLGGHYLAMITISFQQIFDLVMVNWASVTQGPDGVAGIQRPSIFGFLFADDRFYVVLCLVFLYAAVALVWWLPHTRIGRAMRAVRENELAAEVTGVDTLRVKVTAFTMSAALAGVGGAFYASGFAYISPDNFNFARSIEFLTMTLLGGADSAFGGVFGTGLLIVLPEWLRFLKDIYLAVYGLAVILIMVFLPAGIWGIVRGRFDRFRKAPAVNLDSIRPLELDVPISNPAPILQLENVAKHFGGVKAVDGISIEVARGTVHTLIGPNGSGKTTTLNVLNGIYKATSGRILFDGTDITAMSPHQRAGFGIGRTFQNIRLFASMSVIENVMVGAQRANNPIGTSRAALTERAMSALKFVGMAQQMHMTVKNLPYGHQRLVEIARALAGHPSFLLLDEPAAGLNLTEKKNLGELLKRLKGHGMTIFLIEHDISLIEQVSDTITVLNFGKKIAEGEPGYVMRHPDVVAAYLGENAHAAA, encoded by the coding sequence ATGAGCCAGGCACCCGCCTCCACCGGACCGGCGCCCGGCACGCGCGCCGCACGTATTTCCTTCAGCGGCGTCGTGGCGGTCGTCGCCGCGATCGCAGTCGCCCTCGTGCCGTTTGTGTTTCCGCTCACGCCGTATGTGCTGAACATCTTCATGCAGGCGGCGACCTATGCGATCGCCGTGCTCGGCATGACCGTCGTGCTCGGCTATACCGGGCAGATCAATCTCGCGCAGGCGACGTTCTTCGGCCTCGGCGCCTATGCGGTCGGCCTCGGCACCGTCGTGCTCGGCCTGAACTTCTGGATCACGCTGCTGCTCGGTATCGGCCTCGCGACGATTGCAGGCTTCGTGCTTGGCCTCACCACGCTGCGCCTCGGCGGCCACTACCTCGCCATGATCACGATCAGCTTCCAGCAGATCTTCGATCTCGTGATGGTGAATTGGGCCAGCGTCACGCAAGGGCCGGACGGCGTCGCGGGCATCCAGCGGCCGTCGATCTTCGGCTTCCTGTTCGCCGACGACCGCTTCTACGTCGTGCTGTGCCTCGTGTTTCTGTACGCGGCTGTCGCGCTCGTCTGGTGGCTACCGCATACGCGCATCGGCCGCGCGATGCGCGCCGTGCGCGAAAACGAACTCGCAGCGGAAGTGACCGGCGTCGACACCCTGCGCGTGAAAGTCACCGCATTCACGATGAGCGCGGCGCTCGCAGGCGTCGGCGGCGCATTCTATGCATCGGGCTTCGCGTACATCAGCCCCGACAACTTCAACTTCGCGCGCTCGATCGAATTCCTGACGATGACGCTGTTGGGCGGCGCCGATTCCGCATTCGGCGGCGTGTTCGGCACGGGCCTGCTGATCGTGCTGCCCGAATGGCTGCGGTTCCTGAAGGACATTTACCTCGCGGTCTACGGTCTCGCGGTGATCCTGATCATGGTGTTCCTGCCGGCCGGCATCTGGGGCATCGTGCGCGGCCGCTTCGACCGCTTCAGGAAGGCGCCGGCGGTGAACCTCGACAGCATCCGACCGCTCGAACTCGATGTGCCGATCTCGAACCCCGCGCCGATTCTGCAGCTCGAAAACGTCGCGAAGCATTTCGGCGGCGTGAAGGCGGTGGACGGCATCTCGATCGAAGTCGCGCGCGGCACCGTCCATACGCTGATCGGCCCGAACGGCTCCGGCAAGACCACCACGCTCAATGTGCTGAACGGCATCTACAAGGCCACGAGCGGCCGCATTCTGTTCGACGGCACCGATATCACCGCGATGTCGCCGCACCAGCGCGCGGGCTTCGGCATCGGCCGCACCTTCCAGAACATTCGCCTGTTCGCGTCGATGTCGGTCATCGAGAACGTGATGGTCGGCGCGCAACGCGCGAACAACCCGATCGGCACGAGCCGCGCCGCGCTGACCGAGCGTGCGATGTCCGCGCTCAAATTCGTCGGCATGGCGCAACAGATGCATATGACCGTGAAGAACCTGCCGTACGGGCATCAGCGTCTCGTCGAAATCGCGCGCGCGCTGGCTGGCCATCCGAGCTTCCTGCTGCTCGACGAACCGGCGGCCGGTTTGAACCTGACCGAAAAGAAGAACCTCGGCGAACTGTTGAAGCGCCTGAAAGGCCACGGCATGACGATTTTCCTGATCGAACACGACATCAGCCTGATCGAGCAGGTGTCCGACACGATCACGGTGCTGAACTTCGGCAAGAAGATCGCCGAAGGCGAACCCGGCTACGTGATGCGCCATCCGGACGTGGTTGCCGCCTATCTCGGGGAGAACGCGCATGCCGCTGCTTGA